The following are encoded together in the Acipenser ruthenus chromosome 24, fAciRut3.2 maternal haplotype, whole genome shotgun sequence genome:
- the LOC117429841 gene encoding cingulin-like protein 1, with protein MESYAVGDVPNNRMQQDYLHFDHTGRSQNDRAGTYGVSIRVQGIDGHPYVVLNNRNGQSAPNDSSSENGYSDSSKDRSFLDNYDEHDFKGRNNDEIPCPENPFVEYRSQKQMQLSGSQNGVPEFKELSRKSSALLNFQRHPELLEPYDPKKNTLNLGGHHALPSTTSAVPETENKENKHWSSLSKSSSPLNVQVRSRTPDKSKPEKNGVLNSTPPPYQEKPASRPPSIANEPVKLPSGSSSSVGSTNSSLEHRRPRPDIVPLRRQDSSGPVLETSRSRRSSASSTSVGSLQNKLCLEDQEDALYAENVNRHGNRRYIPFLPGTGRDIDTGSIPAVDDLIDRFDVKESPQRRGRSGRRNRINAEDRKRSRSVDSALPFGLQGDSDYLDDFSRNQGRSTEHLLKPSQLRKQKSSPEDSSIPSKERQSGNPANSSGSLGGFNDKKQEEWHSSPSSLNGQDRISSTYGGNKTYLSRSSTLLMPYNGKGTEEKTERSGKMLTSTATTSLSKSSWSSVKKPSSEQDIQATPDLLKGQQALSQQTNEETAKQILFNYLKDGSTDNDDTTKKKVNLVFEKIQTLKSRAAGSVQADNKSPDSSAEVKALQEKQTELEKQVTELKRELEQETKNQQSLTESNAMTKENMKDLQKNLEESLQESNRLREQLAKAEKEHRATIEELYQVKMEREQYQNEIRDLQDQLSEMHDELDSAKRAGAEDEEKDALTEDLLQLKQDFQEIMLFKEEQEDMLRRRERELTALKGALKEEVATHDQEVDKLKEQYDKELQKLRTSLAEATQNNVSLSTEKVASDEVKNAAQNQVKKLMDENERLRRKILTLEAEAAELNRSIDEMKREESCAKEKMCRLEEEKKQLEEALGEVNDQEEELSVANRVLESRLEDVQRSLSKMTREHQELSERLKEEKSQKEQFKRTKNEVEDERRHLDRTIEKLQKEMNEIVEASQRSTLDLQVQIDEYKEKNRKEMTDLQRQLRDKSAELEKSRLATKKLQDEMSILAEDLKQCKTERDEAVFRGQHLEQKVYDLEVEMENKSHVKDDRSRQIKLMEGTISQLQTDLDEERNSGDLLMDRVDRGREQLEQMRNELLQERAARQDLECDKTSLERQNKDLRSRVAHLEGFQRSNKDGVVSQLESRVHELEDRLEGEERERANLQLANRRLERKVKELMMQVDDEHTSLMDQKDQLQLRLKTMKRQMDEAEEEIERLEHGKKKLQRDLDEQIELHDQLQGQLNTLRNDMRRKNTSANVLDDLDDDEDDLSVDGECFRGVSSGYVAL; from the exons ATGGAGTCTTATGCAGTTGGTGACGTTCCAAATAATAGAATGCAACAGGATTATTTGCACTTTGACCATACTGGGAGATCCCAAAACGACAGAGCTGGGACTTATGGTGTCAGTATCCGAGTTCAGGGAATTGATGGACATCCTTACGTTGTACTTAATAACCGGAATGGACAGTCGGCACCAAACGATTCTTCATCTGAAAATGGATATTCTGATAGTTCTAAAGACAGGTCGTTTTTGGATAATTACGATGAGCATGACTTTAAAGGGAGAAATAATGATGAGATTCCGTGTCCAGAGAACCCTTTTGTGGAATACAGATCCCAAAAGCAGATGCAGTTGAGTGGTTCACAGAATGGCGTCCCAGAATTTAAAGAATTGTCAAGAAAGTCATCTGCCTTGTTGAATTTTCAGAGGCACCCTGAACTCTTAGAACCTTATGATCCTAAAAAGAACACTTTGAATTTGGGTGGCCATCATGCGCTTCCATCGACAACATCTGCTGTTCCTGAAACGGAAAACAAGGAGAACAAGCATTGGAGTTCCTTGTCTAAGTCGTCCTCCCCACTAAATGTCCAGGTTAGATCTAGAACTCCAGACAAATCTAAGCCGGAGAAAAATGGTGTACTCAACTCTACACCTCCTCCATACCAAGAGAAGCCTGCATCAAGACCTCCCAGCATTGCTAATGAACCAGTTAAGCTCCCTAGTGGATCTTCGAGTAGTGTTGGCAGCACTAATTCCAGCCTAGAACACAGAAGGCCGAGACCTGACATTGTTCCTCTTCGTAGACAGGACTCAAGTGGACCAGTGTTGGAGACCTCAAGGTCGAGAAGGTCGTCTGCTTCATCAACCTCTGTCGGTTCCTTACAAAATAAATTGTGTCTGGAAGACCAGGAAGATGCTCTCTATGCGGAAAACGTGAACCGGCATGGGAACAGAAGATACATTCCATTTCTGCCTGGCACGGGACGTGACATTGACACAGGGTCCATCCCTGCTGTGGATGATCTCATAGACAGATTTGATGTGAAGGAGAGTCCACAAAGAAGAGGGAGGTCAGGAAGGAGGAACAGAATCAATGCAGAAGATCGAAAGAGGTCCAGGAGTGTGGATAGTGCTTTGCCTTTTGGCCTTCAGGGAGATTCAGATTACTTGGATGACTTTAGTAGAAATCAGGGCAGGTCAACTGAACACTTACTTAAACCTTCCCAGCTACGTAAACAGAAGTCTTCTCCTGAAGACTCCAGCATCCCCTCCAAGGAGAGGCAGTCTGGTAATCCTGCAAATTCATCTGGCAGCCTTGGTGGGTTTAATGACAAAAAGCAGGAAGAGTGGCACAGCAGTCCTAGTTCATTAAATGGCCAGGATAGAATAAGCTCGACATATGGTGGTAATAAGACTTATTTAAGTCGATCTTCTACATTGCTAATGCCCTATAATGGCAAGGGAACTGAAGAAAAAACTGAGAGGTCTGGAAAAATGCTGACCAGCACAGCCACCACATCGCTTTCCAAATCTAGCTGGAGCTCTGTTAAAAAACCTTCTTCTGAGCAGGATATACAG GCAACCCCTGATCTTCTGAAAGGTCAGCAGGCGCTTTCACAACAAACTAATGAAGAGACTGCAAAACAGATCTTGTTTAATTACCTCAAGGATGG GAGTACTGATAATGATGACACTACCAAGAAGAAAGTTAACCTAGTTTTTGAGAAAATCCAGACTTTAAAGTCTAGGGCTGCAGGGAGTGTGCAAGCGGACAACAAA TCCCCTGATTCGTCAGCTGAAGTGAAAGCACTTCAGGAGAAGCAAACGGAGCTGGAGAAACAGGTCACTGAGCTAAAAAGAGAACTGGAACAAGAAACAAAG AATCAGCAGAGCCTTACAGAGTCCAATGCGATGACCAAAGAAAACATGAAGGACCTACAAAAGAATCTTGAGGAAAGTTTGCAAGAAAGCAATAGACTTCGAGAACAGTTAGCAAAGGCAGAAAAAGAGCATCGAGCTACCATTGAAGA ATTGTATCAGGTAAAAATGGAGAGGGAGCAGTATCAGAATGAAATCCGGGACCTGCAGGATCAGCTCTCTGAAATGCACGACGAGCTGGACAGTGCAAAGAGAGCCGGGGCTGAGGATGAAGAGAAGGATGCTCTTACCGAG GACCTGTTGCAATTGAAACAAGATTTCCAGGAGATCATGCTGTTTAAGGAAGAGCAGGAGGACATGTTGAGGAGAAGAGAGCGCGAGCTGACGGCCCTCAAAGGGGCCTTGAAGGAAGAGGTGGCCACTCATGACCAGGAGGTGGACAAACTCAAAGAGCAATATGACAAGGAGCTACAGAAACTAAGGACCTCGCTGGCAGAAGCAACGCAG AACAACGTTTCACTGTCGACTGAAAAGGTTGCTTCAGATGAGGTGAAGAACGCTGCTCAGAACCAGGTTAAGAAGCTGATGGACGAGAACGAGAGACTGAGGAGAAAGATTCTCACACTGGAGGCAGAAGCTGCAGAGCTCAACAGAAGCATTGACGAGATGAAGAGGGAAGAAAGCTGTGCAAAGGAAAAGATGTGCAGACTCGAG gAAGAGAAGAAACAGTTGGAAGAAGCACTGGGAGAAGTTAATGACCAAGAGGAGGAGTTGTCCGTGGCCAACAGAGTATTAGAGAGCCGCTTGGAGGACGTGCAG AGAAGCCTTAGCAAAATGACTCGCGAGCACCAAGAACTAAGTGAGAGATTAAAGGAGGAGAAGAGTCAGAAGGAGCAGTTTAAGAGAACCAAGAATGAAGTAGAGGATGAGAGGAGGCATCTGGACAGAACTATTGAGAAACTTCAGAAGGAG ATGAATGAGATAGTAGAGGCTTCACAGAGGTCCACACTGGATCTGCAGGTCCAAATCGATGAGTACAAGGAAAAAAACCGCAAGGAGATGACTGACTTGCAAAGACAGCTGAGAGACAAGAGTGCAGAGCTGGAGAAGTCTCGCCTGGCAACCAAGAAGCTGCAGGATGAG atgtctaTCCTGGCAGAAGATTTAAAACAGTGCAAGACAGAGAGAGATGAGGCGGTTTTCAGAGGACAGCACTTGGAACAAAAGGTTTATGACCTGGAAGTCGAAATGGAGAATAAATCCCATGTCAAAGATGACCGATCACGACAAATCAAGCTAATGGAG GGCACAATATCCCAGTTACAAACTGACCTGGATGAGGAGAGGAACAGTGGAGATCTGCTGATGGACAGAGTAGACAGGGGAAGAGAACAG TTGGAACAGATGAGGAATGAACTTCTACAGGAGAGAGCTGCGAGACAGGACCTGGAGTGTGACAAGACCTCATTGGAGAGACAG AACAAAGATCTGAGGAGCAGAGTGGCACATCTTGAAGGTTTCCAGAGATCCAACAAGGATGGAGTTGTGTCTCAGCTGGAGTCCAGGGTTCATGAACTGGAAGACCGGTTAGAAGGGGAAGAAAG GGAAAGGGCTAATCTCCAGTTAGCCAATCGGAGGCTGGAACGGAAGGTCAAGGAGTTGATGATGCAAGTGGATGATGAGCATACCTCGCTGATGGACCAGAAGGATCAG CTGCAACTGCGTTTGAAAACTATGAAACGGCAGATGGATGAGGCAGAGGAGGAAATCGAGAGATTGGAACATGGCAAGAAAAAGCTGCAGAGGGATCTAGACGAGCAAATTGAACTCCACGATCAGCTACAGGGGCAGCTCAATACACTTCGGAATGACATGAG acgaAAAAACACATCTGCAAATGTTCTAGATGACCTTGACGATGACGAGGATGATTTAAGTGTTGATGGAGAGTGTTTCCGTGGCGTGTCTTCAGGATATGTTGCCTTATGA